A window from bacterium encodes these proteins:
- a CDS encoding DegQ family serine endoprotease, with the protein MSKSRRYSSLIFLFIGIVIGSLAFSNFHEGPQARASSTEAPAGRATVPPARDKVITSLRDLNNAFVDIAATVNPTVVTVFTEKVYRLRGQSPFAAPFFFDPFGDFFGENSPFGGRRRERNAPEQQFRQQGLGSGVIVGADGYVLTNNHVIAEADSINIRTIDGRTLPAKVIGADPKTDIAVLRVNAKNLPAIRLGDSEKLRVGEWVLAIGSPLSANLASTVTQGIVSAKGRSNVGLAQYEDFIQTDAAINPGNSGGALINLDGELVGINTAIASRSGGFQGIGFAVPINMARSVMESLIQHGKVIRGWLGVSIQSVDEALAKGLNLDKPEGVIVSEVVEGSPAERAGLRPEDVILALNGRKVKDNSQLSADIAALAPGTQVTLSVRRDNRMREVTVTLGEQPANLGERGSTRSQEELLGFTVETLNSRLAERYNLDNRRRGVVVTDIAAGSSAYRAGLREGDLILKANRRAVQNVTEFQEVLSDAKKGDTVLLQIARDAGTQFLAFEL; encoded by the coding sequence ATGAGCAAATCACGAAGATACTCGAGTCTGATTTTCTTATTCATCGGGATCGTGATCGGCAGCCTGGCTTTTTCCAACTTCCACGAAGGGCCGCAGGCCCGAGCCTCCAGCACCGAAGCACCGGCCGGGCGGGCGACCGTGCCGCCCGCGCGCGATAAGGTCATCACCTCATTGCGCGATTTGAACAACGCGTTCGTCGATATCGCCGCCACCGTGAATCCCACCGTGGTCACCGTGTTTACCGAAAAGGTGTACCGTTTGCGCGGGCAAAGCCCGTTTGCTGCGCCCTTCTTCTTTGATCCCTTTGGCGATTTCTTTGGTGAAAATTCGCCCTTCGGCGGCCGGCGCCGCGAACGCAATGCGCCCGAGCAGCAGTTTCGCCAGCAGGGTTTGGGCTCGGGCGTGATCGTGGGTGCGGACGGCTATGTCCTGACCAACAACCATGTCATTGCCGAGGCCGACAGCATCAACATCCGCACGATTGACGGCCGCACCCTGCCGGCGAAAGTGATCGGCGCCGATCCCAAGACCGACATTGCCGTGCTGCGAGTGAATGCGAAGAATCTGCCCGCCATCCGCCTGGGCGACAGCGAGAAGCTGCGCGTCGGTGAATGGGTGCTCGCGATCGGCAGCCCGCTGAGCGCCAATCTCGCCAGTACGGTCACGCAGGGCATTGTGAGCGCCAAGGGCCGTTCCAACGTTGGGCTGGCGCAATACGAGGATTTCATTCAGACCGATGCTGCGATCAATCCGGGCAATTCCGGCGGCGCGCTGATCAACCTCGACGGCGAGTTGGTCGGCATCAACACCGCGATCGCCTCGCGCAGCGGAGGCTTTCAAGGGATTGGTTTCGCGGTACCGATCAACATGGCGCGCAGCGTGATGGAATCGCTGATCCAGCACGGCAAGGTGATCCGCGGCTGGCTGGGCGTCAGCATTCAAAGCGTGGATGAAGCGCTGGCCAAAGGCCTGAATTTGGACAAGCCGGAGGGCGTGATCGTCAGCGAAGTGGTGGAAGGCAGCCCGGCCGAGCGGGCGGGTTTGCGGCCCGAAGACGTCATTCTCGCTCTGAACGGCCGCAAGGTGAAGGACAACAGCCAACTGAGCGCGGACATCGCGGCGCTGGCGCCCGGCACACAGGTGACGCTGAGTGTGCGGCGTGACAATCGCATGCGGGAAGTAACGGTGACGTTGGGCGAACAGCCCGCGAATTTGGGCGAGCGTGGCAGCACGCGCTCACAAGAGGAATTGCTGGGCTTCACGGTCGAAACCCTCAACAGTCGTCTGGCGGAGCGCTACAACCTCGACAACCGCCGCCGCGGAGTGGTGGTGACGGACATCGCTGCCGGCAGTTCAGCCTACCGCGCCGGCCTGCGCGAGGGTGATCTCATCCTTAAAGCCAATCGCCGCGCCGTGCAAAATGTGACGGAATTTCAGGAGGTGTTAAGCGATGCCAAAAAAGGCGACACCGTGCTTCTGCAAATCGCACGGGATGCCGGTACGCAGTTCCTGGCGTTTGAATTGTGA